A window from Roseburia sp. 499 encodes these proteins:
- a CDS encoding multidrug transporter, producing MEVSKSDWKLFRSSIAEWQENYMERLVKEYIDLLKGEGNASDKFWNLEERIKRDRKNPGVLIELRKSNMIYDIVSLINLGVISKDDLDGFSDDLKEKVDFIISKEW from the coding sequence ATGGAAGTTTCAAAAAGTGATTGGAAATTATTCAGATCAAGTATTGCTGAATGGCAGGAAAACTATATGGAACGTTTGGTAAAAGAATATATTGATTTGCTGAAAGGGGAAGGGAATGCATCAGATAAGTTTTGGAATTTGGAAGAACGAATCAAAAGAGACAGAAAAAATCCGGGAGTGCTTATCGAATTAAGAAAAAGCAATATGATTTATGATATTGTTTCTCTGATTAACCTGGGTGTGATTTCGAAGGATGATTTAGATGGATTTAGTGATGATTTAAAGGAAAAAGTGGATTTTATTATCAGTAAGGAGTGGTAA
- a CDS encoding Abi family protein, whose protein sequence is MPKKAIKPFITYSDQLNVLTQKKQLNISDLSYAEGKLHDIGYYSLIDGYKDIFYNPMTRTYEEGTNFTDIVALYEFDENLRSLVFKYICHVEQKIRSLISYSFCEVFSENQSAYLNPTNYNISNKNSRDITKLISILTYEANQNTEHSYVVYQRNTYGNVPLWVIMKTLTLGQTSKMYSFMLPSIKSKVSVHYGNITEKELIQYLKVLTVFRNICAHNERLFSYESRFEIPDTSLHKKMRIPQKGIQYLYGKHDMFALLIAFRYLLDKEDFKFLKKELTKLFNTFSTATSATQKSKLLYAMHFPSNWANITQYKL, encoded by the coding sequence ATGCCCAAAAAAGCAATCAAACCTTTTATTACATACTCTGATCAGTTAAATGTTCTGACTCAGAAAAAACAACTTAATATTTCTGATTTGTCATATGCTGAGGGAAAGCTGCATGATATTGGCTACTACTCCTTAATCGATGGATACAAAGATATATTCTACAATCCAATGACAAGAACATATGAGGAAGGCACAAATTTTACGGATATTGTTGCATTATATGAATTTGATGAAAATCTTCGTTCTCTTGTATTTAAATACATTTGTCATGTCGAGCAAAAAATCCGCTCATTGATTTCTTATTCCTTCTGTGAAGTTTTTTCTGAAAATCAGTCAGCGTATTTAAATCCTACCAACTACAATATTTCCAATAAAAACAGTCGTGATATTACTAAACTAATATCTATATTGACATACGAAGCCAATCAGAACACCGAACATAGTTATGTTGTATATCAGAGAAACACATATGGTAATGTCCCATTATGGGTAATCATGAAAACTCTTACTCTTGGACAAACTTCAAAAATGTATTCATTTATGCTCCCAAGCATAAAATCCAAGGTTAGCGTACATTATGGCAATATTACAGAAAAAGAATTAATACAGTATCTAAAGGTACTTACGGTCTTTCGTAATATATGCGCACATAACGAGCGTCTGTTTTCTTATGAATCTAGATTTGAGATTCCTGACACCTCGCTACATAAGAAAATGAGGATACCCCAAAAAGGAATCCAGTATCTTTATGGCAAACACGATATGTTTGCTTTGCTCATAGCTTTTCGATACCTACTGGATAAAGAAGATTTTAAATTTCTAAAGAAAGAATTAACCAAACTGTTTAATACTTTCTCCACTGCCACATCAGCAACCCAAAAAAGCAAATTACTTTATGCAATGCATTTTCCATCTAATTGGGCAAATATTACCCAATATAAACTATAA
- the mef(A) gene encoding macrolide efflux MFS transporter Mef(A), whose product MEKYNNWKLKFYTIWAGQAVSLITSAILQMAIIFYLTEKTGSAMVLSMASLVGFLPYAVFGPAIGVLVDRHDRKKIMIGADLIIAAAGAVLAIVALYMELPIWMVMVVLFIRSIGTAFHTPALNAVTPLLVPEEQLTKCAGYSQSLQSISYIVSPAVAALLYSVWELNAIIAIDVLGAVIASITVAIVRIPKLGDQVQSLKPNFIREMKEGMAVLRQNKGLFALLLVGTLYMFVYMPINALYPLITMEYFNGTPMHSSITEIAYASGMLIGGLLLGLFGNYQKRILLITASIFMMGISLTISGLLPQSGFFIFVVCCAIMGLSVPFYSGVQTALFQEKIKPEYLGRVFSLTGSIMSLAMPIGLILSGFFADRIGVNHWFLLSGILIICIAIVCPMITEIRKLDLKQNS is encoded by the coding sequence ATGGAAAAATACAACAATTGGAAACTTAAGTTTTATACAATATGGGCAGGGCAGGCAGTATCATTAATCACTAGTGCCATCCTGCAAATGGCGATCATTTTTTACCTTACAGAGAAAACAGGATCTGCGATGGTCTTGTCTATGGCTTCACTAGTAGGTTTTTTACCCTATGCGGTCTTTGGACCAGCTATTGGTGTATTAGTGGATCGTCATGATAGGAAGAAGATAATGATTGGTGCTGATTTAATTATCGCAGCAGCTGGGGCAGTGCTTGCTATTGTTGCATTGTATATGGAGCTACCTATCTGGATGGTTATGGTAGTATTGTTTATCCGTAGCATTGGAACAGCTTTTCACACCCCGGCTCTCAATGCGGTTACGCCACTTTTAGTACCAGAAGAACAGCTTACGAAATGTGCAGGCTATAGTCAGTCTTTGCAGTCTATAAGCTATATTGTTAGTCCGGCGGTTGCAGCACTCTTATACTCCGTTTGGGAACTAAATGCTATTATTGCCATCGATGTATTGGGTGCTGTGATTGCATCTATTACGGTAGCAATTGTACGTATTCCTAAGCTGGGTGATCAAGTGCAAAGTTTGAAACCAAATTTCATACGAGAAATGAAAGAAGGAATGGCTGTACTACGGCAAAATAAAGGATTATTCGCTTTATTACTCGTTGGAACATTATATATGTTTGTTTATATGCCCATAAATGCATTATATCCTTTAATCACTATGGAATATTTTAATGGTACACCGATGCATAGTTCTATTACGGAGATTGCTTATGCCTCTGGTATGTTGATAGGGGGTCTATTATTAGGGTTATTTGGGAATTACCAAAAGCGAATCTTATTAATAACGGCATCCATTTTTATGATGGGGATAAGCTTAACCATTTCAGGATTACTTCCCCAAAGTGGATTTTTCATATTTGTAGTCTGCTGTGCAATAATGGGGCTTTCGGTTCCGTTTTACAGCGGTGTGCAAACAGCTCTTTTTCAGGAGAAAATTAAGCCTGAATATTTAGGACGTGTATTTTCTTTAACTGGAAGTATCATGTCTCTTGCTATGCCAATTGGGTTAATTCTTTCTGGATTCTTTGCTGATAGAATCGGTGTAAATCATTGGTTTTTACTATCAGGTATTTTAATTATTTGCATTGCAATAGTTTGCCCAATGATAACTGAGATTAGAAAATTAGATTTAAAACAAAATTCATAG
- a CDS encoding TnpV protein — protein MDKYIFDESNGLWYELQGDYYIPCLILSEKETQPIGLWGQRHKQYLKEHKQFLYTTMLIEGTLNSYLADIDRQAQERLLLLTKQIAEQENVTEQLKADNAMLWVQKMNEIQSRVREIIYSEIIYA, from the coding sequence ATGGACAAGTACATTTTTGATGAGAGTAATGGTTTATGGTATGAATTGCAGGGAGATTATTATATCCCTTGTCTGATACTTTCCGAAAAAGAAACACAGCCTATCGGTTTGTGGGGACAACGCCACAAGCAGTATCTAAAGGAGCATAAGCAGTTCCTCTATACCACAATGCTGATTGAGGGTACACTAAACTCCTACCTTGCAGATATTGACAGACAGGCACAGGAGCGTTTGCTCCTGCTGACAAAGCAAATTGCAGAGCAGGAAAATGTGACCGAGCAACTGAAAGCAGATAATGCTATGCTGTGGGTACAGAAAATGAATGAAATTCAGTCCAGAGTTAGAGAAATCATTTACAGCGAGATTATCTACGCATAA
- the lnu(C) gene encoding lincosamide nucleotidyltransferase Lnu(C), which produces MVNITDVKQILQLAIDAEIKVFLDGGWGVDALLGHQSRVHNDIDIFVEKKDYQNFIEIMKANDFYEIKMEYTTLNHTVWKDAKNRIVDLHCFEYTGEGEILYEGDYFPVETFSGKGKIEEIEVSCIEPHSQVMFHLGYEFDENDVHDVKLLCETFHIEIPNEYR; this is translated from the coding sequence ATGGTCAATATTACAGATGTAAAACAGATTCTTCAACTCGCGATAGATGCCGAGATTAAAGTCTTTCTTGATGGTGGCTGGGGGGTAGATGCGTTGCTTGGACATCAGTCAAGAGTCCATAACGATATTGATATTTTTGTAGAAAAGAAAGATTATCAGAACTTTATAGAGATAATGAAAGCTAATGACTTTTATGAGATTAAGATGGAATATACAACATTGAACCATACTGTATGGAAAGATGCGAAAAACAGGATTGTTGATTTGCATTGTTTTGAATATACGGGCGAAGGTGAAATTCTTTATGAGGGGGATTACTTTCCGGTAGAAACTTTTTCTGGCAAAGGAAAAATTGAGGAGATAGAGGTTTCTTGTATTGAACCACATAGTCAAGTAATGTTCCATTTGGGATATGAATTTGATGAAAATGATGTACATGATGTGAAGCTGTTGTGTGAGACATTTCATATCGAAATTCCAAATGAGTATAGATAA
- a CDS encoding transposase, producing MSRKKPQHTKQFKLDAINYRKEHPDLTQTEVAKNLGIGVSTLARWEAQFRDCDGDIPVRGSGNYESDEAKEIARLKRELRDAQDALDVLKKAISILGKD from the coding sequence ATGTCACGTAAAAAGCCACAACACACCAAGCAGTTCAAGTTGGATGCTATCAACTATCGCAAGGAACATCCCGACTTAACTCAAACAGAAGTAGCCAAGAATCTCGGTATAGGAGTCAGTACCCTGGCTCGCTGGGAAGCCCAATTCAGAGACTGTGATGGTGACATCCCAGTAAGAGGATCAGGTAACTATGAATCAGACGAAGCAAAGGAAATTGCTCGTCTTAAACGTGAGCTCCGTGATGCTCAGGATGCGCTTGATGTATTAAAAAAAGCCATCAGCATTCTGGGGAAAGATTAA
- a CDS encoding IS3 family transposase → MYTEVSAKVEASKVTGHRVSTSGMLKFLGVSRSGYRSFLNRTVSATRQRKEAMKKKIQTIYNDSKQNYGAPKITRELRKSGETIAERTVGKYMREMGIKAQWIKPWTTTTRDSDFSNELLNILDEQFNPERPNAVWCTDITYIWTQDGFVYLNCVMDLFARKIIAWTLADTMEVSTVIETINKAKARRNTDLPLIIHSDRGSQYVSNAWREATESMQRSYSHSGYPYDNACIESFHSLIKREWLNRFNIRNYSHAYRLVFEYIETFYNTVRIHSHCDYMSPDEFEKLYERVNVLPAA, encoded by the coding sequence ATCTATACAGAAGTTTCTGCAAAGGTAGAGGCGTCTAAAGTTACTGGACACCGCGTCTCTACTTCCGGAATGCTGAAATTTTTAGGTGTGTCTCGCTCTGGATATCGTTCTTTTCTTAACCGAACAGTCTCTGCTACCAGGCAGCGCAAGGAAGCTATGAAAAAGAAAATCCAGACCATCTATAATGATTCTAAACAGAATTACGGCGCCCCTAAAATAACCCGGGAACTTCGTAAATCCGGCGAAACCATTGCTGAACGCACTGTTGGTAAATACATGCGTGAAATGGGCATTAAAGCTCAGTGGATTAAGCCTTGGACTACTACAACCAGAGATTCTGATTTTAGCAATGAGCTTCTCAACATCCTTGATGAGCAATTCAACCCTGAACGTCCTAACGCTGTCTGGTGCACCGATATCACATATATTTGGACTCAAGACGGCTTTGTTTACCTCAATTGCGTTATGGACTTATTTGCCAGGAAAATCATTGCCTGGACTCTCGCGGACACCATGGAAGTGTCTACTGTTATTGAAACCATTAATAAAGCTAAGGCTCGTCGTAATACCGATTTACCTTTGATAATACATTCAGATCGTGGCAGCCAGTATGTTTCAAATGCCTGGCGTGAAGCCACTGAATCAATGCAGCGAAGCTATTCTCATAGCGGTTATCCTTACGATAATGCTTGTATTGAATCCTTCCATTCCTTGATTAAAAGAGAATGGCTAAACAGGTTCAACATCAGAAACTATAGCCATGCATACAGGCTTGTCTTTGAATACATTGAAACCTTCTATAACACCGTCCGGATTCATAGTCATTGTGACTATATGTCCCCTGACGAATTCGAAAAACTGTATGAAAGGGTGAATGTTCTGCCGGCTGCTTAG
- a CDS encoding methyltransferase domain-containing protein yields the protein MNKIIRFNDSEKLFRCPICKRKLKMVGNSLLCSNKHCFDISKLGYVNFALNQKQSKHYSRTSFESRMDILEKGYYSHILTEITHILSKLENITTILDVGCGEGYYSRKIKELFQADIVAFDISKDAISLASKRDGSKSIKWFVGDLENMPIRDHSVDCILDIFTPANYLEFNRVLTDSGYIVKVIPGNKHLMEFRNIAKEHLKNQEYSNENVINLFKKQYSVIYQKRVSESYEMPLEDIKIFADMTPLLFHVDKTEIDFKKLKTLTIDAEIFVGSL from the coding sequence ATGAATAAAATTATTAGATTTAATGACAGCGAAAAGCTTTTTCGTTGTCCAATATGTAAACGAAAGTTAAAGATGGTAGGCAATAGTTTGCTGTGTAGTAATAAGCATTGTTTCGATATTTCTAAATTAGGATATGTGAATTTTGCATTAAATCAAAAGCAATCTAAGCATTATAGCAGAACTTCTTTTGAAAGCAGAATGGATATTTTAGAAAAGGGATACTATTCACATATTCTTACGGAGATAACACATATATTGAGCAAGCTTGAAAACATAACAACTATTCTTGATGTCGGATGTGGTGAAGGATATTATTCTAGAAAAATCAAAGAACTATTTCAAGCAGATATAGTTGCTTTTGATATTTCAAAAGATGCCATTTCCCTTGCTTCAAAAAGAGACGGTAGTAAGTCTATAAAGTGGTTTGTGGGTGATTTGGAAAATATGCCAATTAGAGACCACTCAGTAGACTGTATACTGGACATATTTACACCAGCTAATTATTTGGAGTTCAATAGAGTTCTGACGGATAGCGGCTATATTGTAAAGGTTATTCCTGGGAATAAACATCTGATGGAGTTCAGAAACATTGCAAAAGAACATTTGAAAAATCAAGAGTATTCCAATGAGAATGTGATTAACTTATTCAAGAAGCAGTATTCTGTTATTTACCAAAAAAGAGTTTCAGAATCATATGAAATGCCGTTAGAGGATATTAAAATTTTTGCAGACATGACCCCACTGCTCTTCCATGTAGATAAAACTGAGATTGATTTCAAAAAGCTAAAAACTTTGACGATTGATGCAGAGATATTTGTGGGAAGTCTATAA
- a CDS encoding recombinase family protein gives MAKTITRIPASVNRYTAKPIAEKTKRRVAGYARVSTEHEEQATSYEAQMDYYTNYITSRDDWIFVGMYSDEGITATNTKRREGFNQMIEDALAGKIDLIITKSVSRFARNTVDSLTTVRELKEKGVEIYFEKENIWTLDAKGELLITIMSSLAQEESRSISENTTWGKRKMFADGRASIGFKHFLGYDRGPDGEFIINEEQAVTVRYIYKRYLEGYSTYKIACELTEMGVKTPAGKDKWHPSSVMSILQNEKYKGDALLQKTFTKDFLTHKLVVNNGEVPQYYVEGHHEGIVTADQFDQVQAEILRRKGMQKYSGVGLFSSIIRCGECGSWYGAKVWHSNDKYRKVIYRCNNKYADGCKCKTPHINEDELKKLFIKAANELFSEREEILANTKVMMEMVCETDSLDRDLQDSITELNIISEQMQIAIAENSRVALDQDEYEKRYAELTARYEKAKAKYDDIAEQIESKKAKRELFKGFIRTLEKQDGLMEDFDAGIWSSLVQEVIVKTKDDIRFIFKNGFEVRV, from the coding sequence ATGGCAAAGACGATAACGAGAATCCCGGCATCGGTCAACAGATATACAGCAAAGCCAATAGCAGAGAAGACCAAGCGTAGAGTTGCTGGCTATGCCCGAGTTTCAACGGAGCATGAAGAACAGGCTACCAGCTATGAGGCTCAGATGGATTATTATACTAATTACATTACTTCCCGTGATGATTGGATTTTTGTCGGGATGTATTCTGATGAGGGTATTACAGCTACAAACACCAAAAGAAGAGAAGGCTTTAATCAGATGATTGAGGATGCCCTTGCCGGAAAGATAGACCTTATCATTACAAAGTCGGTCAGCCGATTTGCGAGAAATACCGTTGATTCCCTAACAACAGTCAGGGAACTGAAGGAAAAAGGTGTGGAGATTTATTTCGAGAAAGAGAATATTTGGACCCTTGATGCAAAAGGGGAGCTTCTTATTACGATAATGAGTTCCCTTGCACAGGAGGAATCCAGATCTATTTCAGAGAATACCACATGGGGAAAAAGAAAAATGTTCGCAGACGGAAGGGCAAGCATTGGATTTAAACATTTCCTTGGGTATGACAGAGGACCCGATGGCGAATTTATCATCAACGAAGAACAGGCAGTAACCGTCAGATATATTTACAAGCGCTATCTTGAGGGGTATTCCACATATAAGATTGCCTGTGAACTTACCGAAATGGGAGTGAAGACCCCTGCCGGGAAAGATAAATGGCATCCAAGTTCGGTGATGAGTATCCTTCAGAATGAAAAGTACAAAGGGGATGCCCTTCTGCAGAAGACATTTACAAAGGACTTCTTAACTCATAAGCTGGTAGTTAACAATGGCGAAGTACCACAGTACTATGTGGAAGGACACCATGAAGGCATTGTGACAGCCGACCAGTTCGACCAAGTTCAGGCAGAAATTTTAAGGCGAAAGGGTATGCAGAAATATAGTGGTGTGGGATTGTTTTCTTCCATAATAAGGTGTGGAGAATGTGGTTCTTGGTACGGTGCCAAGGTTTGGCATTCCAATGATAAGTACAGAAAGGTCATCTACAGATGCAATAACAAATATGCCGATGGTTGCAAGTGTAAAACACCACACATCAACGAGGATGAGTTAAAGAAATTGTTCATCAAGGCGGCCAACGAGTTATTTTCTGAAAGGGAAGAGATTCTTGCCAATACCAAAGTTATGATGGAAATGGTCTGTGAAACGGATTCCCTTGACAGGGATTTACAGGATAGCATCACAGAACTTAATATCATCTCGGAGCAGATGCAGATTGCCATTGCAGAGAACAGCCGGGTAGCATTAGACCAGGATGAGTATGAAAAACGCTATGCCGAACTTACGGCAAGGTATGAAAAGGCAAAAGCTAAGTATGATGACATCGCAGAGCAGATAGAAAGCAAGAAGGCGAAGAGAGAATTATTTAAAGGCTTCATTCGAACTTTGGAGAAGCAGGATGGCTTAATGGAAGATTTTGATGCCGGGATTTGGAGTAGCCTTGTGCAGGAAGTGATTGTTAAGACCAAGGATGATATAAGATTCATATTCAAGAACGGATTTGAAGTAAGAGTATAG
- a CDS encoding recombinase family protein, translated as MKDCDAGKIDLVLVKSISRFARDTVDTLNATRHLKDLGIDVFFEREGIHSMSGEGELLLTLLASFAQAEAESISANEKWSVQKRFERGEPNTGILCFGYDWNPETKSLTINEEEGKWVKYIYEQYLAGASIKGLTLDLKEKGVRGKRGDLMGRTTLRRILSTETYVGDLLLQRYFSPEIHKPKLNEGEMEQILVSNAHEPLVSREDYAKVQERLNRRAKAADNHGYEKTFFAGLVKCGKCGYACNHVLYHRQPADKAYIECNKRKTKECDLLPIRELELKGIMEQIAGCRENVERITLFDGHIDFLMKDGTVKSHIRKYSGDGFNKTPFSRKIFCGYCGSSIVRMGGNKRRTCWMCSVKKTDKAGCEHELMSDGELYGAAQSILGTEENLDMEIYLHIEKTISYNDRIEFYMKEGGKKVWQRR; from the coding sequence ATGAAAGACTGCGATGCCGGGAAGATTGACCTTGTACTGGTAAAGTCCATCAGCCGATTCGCAAGAGATACGGTTGATACTCTTAATGCCACAAGGCATCTAAAAGATTTAGGAATTGATGTTTTCTTTGAGCGGGAAGGCATCCATTCCATGTCGGGCGAGGGAGAGTTGCTCCTTACACTTCTTGCTTCTTTTGCGCAGGCAGAGGCAGAGAGCATTTCTGCAAATGAGAAATGGTCAGTTCAAAAGAGATTTGAAAGAGGAGAACCAAACACGGGTATCCTTTGCTTTGGATATGATTGGAATCCTGAAACAAAGAGCCTTACCATCAACGAAGAGGAAGGTAAATGGGTCAAGTATATTTATGAACAGTATCTTGCCGGGGCTTCCATTAAAGGGCTAACCCTTGACCTAAAGGAAAAAGGTGTAAGGGGTAAGCGTGGAGATTTGATGGGAAGGACAACACTTCGCAGGATTCTTTCTACAGAAACCTATGTGGGAGATTTGCTTCTTCAAAGATATTTCTCCCCGGAAATCCATAAGCCAAAGCTGAACGAAGGTGAAATGGAGCAGATACTTGTATCGAATGCCCACGAACCGCTTGTTAGCAGAGAAGATTATGCGAAGGTTCAGGAAAGGCTAAATAGAAGGGCAAAGGCAGCAGACAACCACGGATATGAAAAGACTTTCTTTGCAGGACTTGTGAAATGCGGTAAGTGTGGGTATGCCTGTAACCATGTTCTTTATCATAGGCAACCTGCAGACAAGGCTTATATTGAATGTAACAAAAGAAAGACCAAGGAGTGTGATTTACTTCCCATCAGAGAGTTGGAGTTAAAAGGCATAATGGAGCAGATAGCCGGGTGCAGGGAGAATGTGGAGCGAATTACATTATTTGACGGACACATTGATTTCCTTATGAAGGACGGCACAGTAAAGAGTCACATTAGGAAATATTCGGGAGATGGATTTAACAAAACGCCATTTTCAAGAAAAATCTTCTGTGGATACTGTGGTTCGAGTATTGTGCGAATGGGTGGCAATAAAAGAAGAACCTGTTGGATGTGTAGTGTAAAGAAAACTGATAAAGCCGGATGTGAGCATGAACTTATGTCGGATGGAGAACTGTATGGTGCAGCCCAATCCATCCTCGGCACGGAAGAAAACTTGGATATGGAGATTTACTTACATATCGAGAAAACCATATCTTACAATGACAGAATCGAATTTTATATGAAGGAAGGAGGCAAAAAGGTATGGCAAAGACGATAA
- a CDS encoding phage tail protein, with protein MLEKIKGAISAAWEAIKTGVTTVWTAISTFFTTTLTAISNTFSTIWNAIKTAVTTVINAIKTVITTVWNAISTVITTVMNTIKNTISNLWNGIKSTITSIVNGIKSTVGNVFNNMLSAIKSTVGNIASAIKSGFQTAIKFITSLPSQALQWGKDMIMGIVNGIKSCMSAVGNAVKGVADKIKSFLHFSVPDEGPLTDYESWMPDFMDGLAKGINKSKAVVAKAVEGVASDMIISPVASVNPSDFAIERSSTSSSSDTGSVAGPLIEIKEMTVRNDDDIKKISQQLYRQLQQGRRANGFT; from the coding sequence GTGTTGGAGAAGATAAAAGGTGCGATATCCGCTGCGTGGGAGGCTATAAAGACGGGCGTTACTACAGTATGGACAGCAATATCTACTTTCTTTACGACTACGCTTACTGCGATTTCTAATACTTTTTCTACGATATGGAATGCCATAAAGACAGCTGTTACCACAGTAATTAACGCAATAAAAACTGTAATTACTACGGTATGGAATGCAATTAGCACGGTTATCACAACTGTGATGAATACCATAAAAAATACCATCTCAAATCTTTGGAATGGAATCAAATCTACAATCACATCGATTGTTAATGGTATCAAGTCCACAGTAGGTAATGTGTTTAACAATATGCTGTCTGCAATTAAGAGTACCGTTGGAAATATTGCATCAGCTATAAAGTCAGGATTTCAGACAGCAATTAAATTTATCACATCACTTCCTTCACAGGCTTTGCAGTGGGGTAAGGATATGATTATGGGAATCGTAAATGGTATTAAATCGTGCATGAGTGCAGTAGGAAATGCTGTAAAAGGAGTGGCAGATAAGATTAAATCTTTCCTTCACTTCTCTGTGCCAGACGAGGGACCACTTACCGATTACGAGTCATGGATGCCAGACTTTATGGATGGACTAGCAAAAGGCATCAATAAGAGTAAGGCCGTTGTTGCCAAAGCGGTAGAGGGTGTTGCATCAGATATGATTATTAGTCCTGTGGCTAGTGTAAATCCATCTGATTTTGCTATCGAAAGAAGTAGCACTTCAAGTTCATCTGATACAGGTTCTGTTGCGGGTCCTTTGATTGAAATTAAGGAAATGACAGTACGAAATGATGATGACATTAAAAAGATATCGCAACAGCTATACAGACAGCTACAGCAAGGTAGACGCGCTAACGGATTTACTTAA
- a CDS encoding putative minor capsid protein produces MLRVLCACLPLQDSFIEGVAVIKAIPKKLLIHTVTHAKIDDDRWGAETLKDEQKITHVRMEPSGKVVRDKNNAEVQLAATLFYDSRNSRPKDIEFAEDDIIIFNGQKHSMTIAKVLGILLMACWRR; encoded by the coding sequence ATGCTCCGCGTGCTATGCGCCTGCTTGCCCCTACAGGATTCCTTTATCGAGGGGGTGGCTGTTATTAAGGCAATACCTAAAAAACTCCTCATTCATACGGTCACTCATGCAAAAATCGATGATGACCGCTGGGGAGCCGAGACATTGAAAGATGAACAGAAGATTACTCATGTACGCATGGAGCCATCCGGTAAGGTGGTAAGGGATAAGAATAATGCAGAGGTTCAGCTTGCAGCCACACTTTTCTATGACAGTAGGAACAGCAGACCAAAGGACATTGAGTTTGCAGAGGATGACATTATTATTTTTAATGGACAAAAGCACAGTATGACAATTGCGAAGGTTTTAGGAATTTTATTGATGGCGTGTTGGAGAAGATAA
- a CDS encoding ribosomal-processing cysteine protease Prp produces MSVTENCITVDGHAEYAEPGKDIVCAAVSVLAQNLIESLKDLTGDSIEYRMVPGHIDINFKNLSERGKLLVDSFFIGINSISESYGREYVQIK; encoded by the coding sequence GTGAGTGTAACAGAAAATTGTATTACAGTAGACGGTCATGCAGAATACGCAGAACCGGGAAAAGATATCGTGTGTGCCGCGGTATCGGTACTAGCGCAGAATCTGATTGAATCCTTAAAGGATTTAACAGGAGATTCCATTGAGTACCGGATGGTGCCTGGGCATATTGATATAAATTTTAAGAATCTGTCAGAGCGAGGAAAGCTCTTGGTTGATTCTTTTTTTATTGGCATAAATTCCATTTCGGAATCTTATGGCAGAGAATACGTGCAAATAAAATAG